Proteins co-encoded in one Persephonella sp. genomic window:
- the folE gene encoding GTP cyclohydrolase I FolE, with protein sequence MSIDKEKLKQSVRLFLEAIGEDPDREGLKDTPDRIVRLWEEFKSHENFNMTVFEDIGEYDEMVVVRDIQFYSLCEHHLLPFFGKAHIAYIPDKKVCGLSKLVRVVNKFAYRPQVQERLTDEIAQFLEKELKPKGVAVVLEALHLCMAMRGVKNPTSYTVTSKLIGRFKEDEKTRNEFLNLIHNGK encoded by the coding sequence ATGAGTATAGATAAAGAAAAGCTAAAACAATCTGTGAGACTTTTTTTAGAAGCTATTGGCGAAGACCCTGACAGAGAGGGTCTAAAAGATACTCCAGACAGAATTGTTAGATTATGGGAAGAGTTCAAATCCCATGAAAATTTTAATATGACTGTTTTTGAGGATATTGGTGAATATGATGAGATGGTGGTAGTCAGGGATATACAGTTTTATTCTCTGTGTGAACACCATCTATTACCGTTTTTTGGGAAAGCCCATATTGCCTATATTCCGGACAAAAAAGTATGTGGACTTTCAAAGCTGGTAAGGGTCGTAAACAAATTTGCATATAGACCACAGGTGCAGGAAAGACTGACAGACGAAATAGCCCAATTCCTTGAAAAAGAATTAAAACCAAAAGGTGTTGCAGTCGTATTAGAGGCGCTCCATCTTTGCATGGCAATGCGGGGGGTAAAAAATCCAACTTCATACACTGTTACAAGTAAATTAATCGGTAGATTTAAAGAGGATGAAAAAACAAGAAATGAATTTTTAAATCTTATACATAATGGAAAATAA
- a CDS encoding VWA domain-containing protein: protein MPEIEYLYFAVFGIATFLCVVLCSIFYKSSKIVQFPHIELFGKPLRFITRFIPYSVLLLVILLTIIAVHPYKTKDIFSEKKVYNIVVCLDVSNSMKEKDKLKVAKKVLRDFVLKRDSEDRIGIVVFDNVPFRLVPLTTNREKILKLIPSIHPAMVDKGGTSMYDALIEALKTFKPEWRNKIIILLSDGGDIDSKHTLDDVIRYNKVIKAKIYTIGISSGIYSYALERLSVSSGGKAFFITTEYKTALENIFNIINHLEPSVVKEASYKIEKPVDFYIKIAALLIGFFIVAKITYRAIKDEKTTD from the coding sequence ATGCCTGAGATTGAATATTTATATTTTGCTGTTTTCGGAATAGCGACTTTCTTATGTGTTGTTCTATGTTCCATTTTTTACAAAAGTTCAAAAATTGTCCAGTTTCCACATATTGAACTGTTTGGGAAGCCTTTAAGATTTATCACAAGATTTATTCCTTACTCAGTTTTACTACTGGTAATCTTGCTTACCATTATTGCCGTTCATCCGTATAAAACAAAGGATATTTTTTCAGAAAAAAAGGTATATAACATTGTTGTCTGTCTTGATGTTAGTAATTCAATGAAAGAGAAAGATAAGTTAAAAGTTGCAAAAAAGGTTCTTAGAGATTTTGTGCTAAAAAGGGATAGCGAAGACAGAATAGGGATAGTGGTTTTTGATAATGTTCCGTTTAGGCTTGTTCCCCTTACAACAAATAGAGAAAAAATCCTGAAGCTAATACCATCTATTCATCCTGCAATGGTTGATAAAGGGGGCACATCAATGTATGATGCCCTGATAGAAGCACTAAAAACTTTTAAACCTGAATGGAGAAATAAGATTATTATTCTTTTATCTGATGGTGGAGATATAGATAGTAAACACACCCTTGATGATGTGATTAGATACAACAAAGTAATAAAAGCCAAAATTTATACTATAGGAATTAGCAGCGGAATTTATTCCTATGCACTGGAAAGACTTTCTGTATCTTCCGGAGGAAAAGCATTTTTTATAACCACAGAGTATAAAACTGCACTGGAAAATATTTTTAATATTATTAATCATCTGGAGCCATCTGTTGTAAAAGAAGCCAGTTATAAAATTGAAAAACCTGTTGATTTCTATATAAAAATTGCAGCTTTACTTATAGGGTTTTTCATAGTGGCAAAAATAACTTATAGAGCGATAAAGGATGAAAAAACTACTGATTAG
- a CDS encoding CoA-binding protein, whose amino-acid sequence MPIIENPEDIKKILETQKKVAVVGISADPSRPSYYVSEALQKYGFKLFFVNPKYAGQEILGEKVYRRLSDIPEEIDIVDIFRRPVDVPPVAEEAMKKGFKTFWFQPGTVNLEVVKELSEKGYNVVVDKCMKVEAIKYLEG is encoded by the coding sequence ATGCCGATAATAGAAAATCCCGAAGATATAAAGAAAATACTGGAAACACAGAAAAAAGTTGCTGTTGTAGGAATATCTGCAGACCCATCAAGGCCGTCTTATTATGTGTCAGAAGCTCTTCAAAAATACGGGTTTAAATTGTTCTTTGTAAACCCTAAATATGCAGGACAGGAAATTTTAGGAGAAAAAGTTTACAGAAGATTATCAGACATTCCTGAAGAGATAGACATTGTGGATATTTTCAGAAGGCCTGTTGATGTCCCTCCGGTTGCTGAAGAAGCAATGAAAAAAGGATTTAAAACATTCTGGTTCCAGCCGGGAACAGTTAATCTTGAAGTGGTCAAGGAGTTATCAGAAAAGGGGTATAATGTAGTTGTGGACAAATGTATGAAAGTAGAGGCTATTAAATATCTGGAGGGATAA